In bacterium, one DNA window encodes the following:
- a CDS encoding DUF3108 domain-containing protein: MKIKNLVLCIIFLSTLIISCSVIAHAQAVFVEGEKFEYEISWLGIKAGSGSLELSEILNIDGREVLHIKARGDSMGLVSIICKIRDRMESYIDKEKQYSLKCIKDFREGFYKKKETTCFDQEKHVSHVNGKIIEILPEAKDPFACLYYIRAQKLVAGETLILNAYDNRKNHRLRVNILEKETIKIGKSTYETILIEPILEGLNLEGVLEVEGSKIKVWLTDDEKRIPVRVQMKITFGSIVVELVNSE; encoded by the coding sequence TTGAAAATTAAAAATTTAGTCTTGTGTATTATTTTCTTATCTACGCTAATTATTTCGTGTTCTGTAATTGCTCATGCTCAGGCAGTTTTTGTTGAAGGGGAGAAGTTTGAGTATGAAATTAGCTGGCTCGGAATAAAGGCTGGATCCGGAAGCCTGGAATTATCCGAGATATTGAACATTGACGGCAGGGAAGTTTTGCATATTAAAGCAAGGGGGGATTCAATGGGACTGGTTTCTATTATATGTAAAATAAGGGACCGCATGGAATCCTATATAGATAAAGAAAAACAATACTCTTTGAAATGCATTAAGGATTTTAGGGAAGGATTTTACAAGAAGAAGGAAACAACTTGTTTTGATCAGGAAAAGCATGTGTCACACGTAAATGGGAAAATTATAGAGATTCTTCCTGAAGCAAAGGATCCTTTTGCATGTTTATACTATATAAGAGCTCAAAAATTAGTTGCAGGAGAGACTCTAATCCTCAATGCCTATGATAACAGAAAAAATCATAGATTAAGAGTGAACATTCTGGAAAAAGAGACAATCAAGATAGGAAAAAGCACCTATGAAACAATACTCATAGAGCCTATTCTTGAAGGGCTGAATCTTGAAGGAGTGCTGGAGGTAGAAGGCAGCAAAATAAAAGTCTGGCTTACGGATGATGAGAAAAGAATTCCTGTCAGGGTACAAATGAAGATAACTTTCGGCAGCATAGTTGTGGAACTTGTCAATTCTGAATAG
- a CDS encoding 2-isopropylmalate synthase — translation MENTKRIIEILDTTLRDGEQTQGVSFSRSEKLNIAKMLLNEVGIDRIEVASARVSQGEKESVTSIMQWAKLRGFLSKVEVLGFVDHTKSVDWIFSTGAKVMNLLTKGSEKHLKFQLRKDIKTHISEIRETIDYAKEKGLTVNIYLEDWSNGYRDSKDYVMEITKALCNMSVNRIMLPDTLGILTPHTTYTYIKDMVSSFPDMGFDFHAHNDYGLATANSLYAIEAGVGAIHVTVNCLGERTGNASLGEITANIHDNTECKTHVVEKKIISVSKLVETFSGKRVAANTPIVGQDVFTQTSGIHADGDKKANLYANPLLPERFGRKRTYALGKLSGKASLDQNLTELGIELTEENKKKVLQEIIQLGDKKKSITIEDLPFIIADVLEIGEGNLVQITDCIVTSGKGILPTASFVLQYGKQKIKESASGNGGYDAFMNALKKACSRIKLSMPELIDYEVRIPPGGKTSALVETLIIWSAKDKVFKTIGVDSDQIIAAIKASERMLNIIAREK, via the coding sequence ATGGAAAATACAAAAAGGATTATTGAAATACTTGATACAACATTAAGAGATGGAGAGCAAACTCAAGGTGTTTCTTTTTCTCGCAGTGAGAAGTTGAATATTGCCAAAATGTTACTTAATGAGGTAGGGATAGACAGAATAGAAGTTGCATCTGCCAGAGTGTCTCAGGGAGAGAAGGAATCTGTTACAAGTATCATGCAATGGGCAAAACTGAGGGGGTTCCTAAGCAAGGTCGAGGTATTGGGATTTGTTGACCATACAAAATCTGTTGATTGGATATTCTCAACAGGCGCTAAGGTGATGAATCTATTAACTAAAGGCTCAGAAAAGCACCTGAAATTTCAATTGCGCAAAGATATAAAAACACATATCAGTGAAATAAGAGAAACAATAGATTATGCAAAAGAGAAAGGACTTACTGTAAACATTTACTTAGAAGACTGGTCTAATGGTTATAGAGATTCTAAGGATTATGTTATGGAAATTACGAAAGCGCTATGCAATATGAGTGTTAATAGAATAATGCTGCCTGATACTCTTGGAATTCTTACACCTCATACAACATATACCTATATTAAGGATATGGTGAGCTCGTTTCCAGACATGGGATTTGACTTTCATGCGCATAATGATTATGGTCTTGCCACTGCAAATAGCCTGTATGCAATTGAGGCAGGGGTTGGAGCAATTCATGTTACTGTTAATTGTTTGGGCGAACGTACTGGCAATGCTTCTTTGGGTGAAATTACAGCTAATATTCATGATAATACAGAATGCAAGACACATGTTGTTGAAAAAAAGATTATTTCTGTCAGTAAATTAGTAGAGACTTTTTCAGGCAAGAGAGTTGCTGCAAATACACCGATTGTTGGTCAGGACGTTTTTACGCAAACCAGTGGAATTCATGCTGATGGAGATAAGAAGGCAAATTTATATGCAAATCCGCTTTTGCCTGAAAGATTTGGCAGGAAAAGGACATATGCTCTTGGTAAACTGAGCGGGAAGGCTTCGTTAGATCAAAATTTGACTGAATTGGGAATAGAGCTTACTGAAGAAAACAAGAAAAAAGTTTTACAGGAGATAATCCAGCTTGGTGATAAAAAGAAATCAATCACAATAGAAGATCTGCCTTTTATAATTGCTGATGTGCTTGAAATAGGAGAAGGGAATCTAGTTCAAATTACAGATTGTATTGTGACAAGCGGAAAGGGGATCTTGCCGACAGCGTCATTTGTTCTCCAATATGGGAAGCAGAAGATAAAAGAGTCTGCATCTGGTAATGGGGGATACGATGCTTTTATGAATGCGTTAAAAAAAGCATGCAGCAGAATAAAGCTTTCTATGCCGGAATTAATTGATTATGAAGTTAGAATTCCTCCCGGAGGGAAAACAAGTGCTTTAGTTGAAACATTGATAATATGGTCTGCTAAAGACAAGGTTTTTAAAACTATTGGTGTTGATTCTGATCAGATTATAGCAGCTATTAAGGCATCTGAAAGGATGCTGAACATTATTGCGCGAGAAAAATAG
- a CDS encoding FKBP-type peptidyl-prolyl cis-trans isomerase: protein MLIGVGLLLASQACAVKKEEAVVVPKDKDVIKEEAVVVKQEDIAIKEEAANDNGLKTDREKLSYSIGLQLGTSLKEIKEDIDFSVAVQGIEDSFNDKKLLLTQEEIMKELTAFSKKMQEKQMKIMEEQKKKMDVLGKENKELGEAFLAENKKKENVITTKSGLQYIVLSKGEGEKPKATDQVKVHYKGTLIDGTEFDSSYKRGEPVTFPANRVIPGWTEALQLMNVGSKYQLFIPSDLAYGERAAGPQIGPNATLIFEVELLSIEKIPEPEPAKKPEKKE from the coding sequence ATGTTGATTGGAGTAGGGTTGTTGCTGGCGTCTCAGGCATGTGCTGTAAAAAAGGAAGAAGCGGTTGTAGTACCTAAGGATAAGGATGTAATTAAGGAAGAGGCGGTTGTAGTTAAGCAAGAAGATATTGCAATAAAGGAAGAAGCCGCTAATGATAACGGTCTAAAGACTGATCGTGAGAAGCTGAGCTATTCTATTGGTCTGCAGCTCGGAACCAGCCTGAAAGAAATAAAAGAGGATATTGATTTCTCTGTTGCGGTTCAGGGCATTGAAGATAGTTTTAATGACAAGAAACTTCTGCTTACCCAGGAAGAGATAATGAAGGAATTAACGGCTTTCTCTAAAAAGATGCAGGAGAAGCAAATGAAGATTATGGAGGAGCAAAAGAAGAAAATGGATGTACTGGGCAAAGAAAACAAAGAACTAGGAGAAGCATTTCTGGCAGAGAATAAGAAAAAAGAGAACGTTATTACAACTAAGAGCGGATTGCAGTATATAGTATTGAGTAAGGGAGAAGGCGAGAAACCTAAGGCAACTGATCAGGTTAAGGTTCACTACAAAGGGACACTGATTGACGGCACGGAATTTGATAGTTCATATAAGAGGGGGGAACCTGTTACTTTTCCAGCGAATCGGGTTATTCCTGGTTGGACTGAGGCGCTTCAGCTTATGAATGTAGGAAGCAAGTATCAGCTTTTCATTCCATCGGATCTTGCGTATGGCGAACGAGCTGCCGGACCGCAGATCGGCCCGAATGCTACGCTTATCTTTGAAGTAGAGTTATTGTCAATTGAAAAAATACCAGAACCTGAACCTGCAAAGAAGCCGGAGAAAAAGGAATAA
- a CDS encoding nitroreductase family protein gives MDILKAIKKRRSVRGYLNKGIPEQVLNRVLEAARLAPTAANKQPFKLILVTDKSTKAKLVEASKRQTFIAEAPIIIVGCAFPEESYQNIGGTHTSEEIDVSIVFDHLMLQAAEEGLGTCWIGAFDEDQVKAILNIPSNVKVIGLTPLGYPSKTEFKSGKHLERKSLSEIILCEKYWESICQK, from the coding sequence ATGGATATATTGAAAGCAATAAAGAAAAGACGTAGTGTACGAGGATATCTGAATAAGGGAATTCCAGAACAGGTTCTCAATCGTGTTTTGGAAGCAGCAAGATTAGCTCCTACTGCTGCTAATAAACAGCCATTTAAACTTATTCTGGTGACTGATAAGTCAACTAAGGCAAAACTAGTTGAAGCGTCTAAAAGACAGACATTTATAGCAGAAGCGCCAATAATAATAGTTGGCTGTGCGTTTCCAGAGGAGAGCTATCAGAATATCGGTGGAACTCATACAAGCGAAGAGATTGACGTTAGCATTGTTTTTGACCATCTCATGCTCCAGGCAGCAGAGGAAGGTTTGGGTACTTGCTGGATTGGAGCCTTTGATGAGGATCAAGTAAAAGCAATATTAAATATTCCTTCTAATGTTAAGGTTATAGGATTAACTCCTTTAGGATATCCCTCAAAAACAGAGTTCAAGTCAGGTAAACATCTTGAGCGAAAATCACTCAGCGAGATTATTCTTTGCGAAAAGTATTGGGAGAGTATATGTCAGAAATAA
- a CDS encoding glycosyltransferase family 4 protein, with protein MLHKILYLSSSVNLWGARRSLLDILTHLDKKTFSPIVVCSSKGPLTEKLDEIKIPYRIAKMRLWRKGKYFPWIPYTVMCLAKLIKKERISLVHSNSHSDAPYGILACRFRKIPIISHIRDIIEPDKVGKYLLKHADRVIAVSNAAAKPFKDINNKSRKLLVINNSIDLDSFKSSEDIRGKLNISKHELVIGIVGQISRLKGHDVFLRAASIILKKNKNIKFLIAGEVRRERDQGLCEALISELNLSGNVIFTGFRNDIANILSAIDILAFPTLKESFGRSAIEAMAHAKPVVASNVGGVPEIVSHDKTGILVSPGDAEELANGLLELINNKKKREDMGKEGFKVVREKFDIRNMMNKIENVYKELL; from the coding sequence ATGTTGCATAAAATACTTTATCTAAGCAGCAGCGTTAATCTATGGGGTGCGCGGAGAAGTCTTCTTGACATACTGACTCATTTAGATAAGAAGACTTTTTCCCCAATTGTTGTATGTTCATCCAAAGGTCCTTTGACAGAAAAACTGGATGAAATAAAAATTCCATACAGAATTGCAAAAATGAGGTTATGGAGAAAGGGGAAATATTTTCCATGGATTCCTTACACTGTTATGTGTCTTGCAAAATTGATAAAAAAGGAGAGAATCTCCCTTGTGCACAGCAATTCTCATAGCGATGCTCCGTATGGAATTCTAGCATGTAGATTTAGAAAAATACCTATAATCTCACACATAAGAGATATTATTGAACCTGATAAGGTAGGTAAGTATTTGTTAAAGCATGCTGATAGAGTAATTGCAGTTTCAAATGCAGCTGCAAAGCCATTTAAAGACATAAACAATAAAAGCAGGAAGTTACTAGTTATTAATAACAGTATTGATCTGGATAGCTTTAAATCCAGTGAAGATATTAGAGGAAAACTAAATATTTCTAAGCACGAATTAGTTATTGGCATTGTTGGACAGATAAGCAGACTAAAAGGACATGATGTGTTCTTAAGAGCAGCATCAATTATTTTGAAGAAAAATAAGAATATTAAGTTTCTTATTGCTGGCGAAGTTCGCAGGGAAAGAGATCAAGGGCTTTGTGAAGCATTGATAAGTGAGTTGAATTTAAGTGGAAATGTCATTTTTACCGGTTTCAGAAATGACATTGCGAATATCCTCTCAGCAATTGATATACTGGCATTTCCAACTTTAAAGGAATCTTTTGGAAGATCGGCAATTGAAGCAATGGCACATGCAAAACCAGTTGTTGCCTCTAATGTAGGAGGCGTTCCTGAAATTGTAAGCCATGATAAGACAGGCATCCTGGTTTCCCCGGGAGACGCTGAAGAGCTTGCTAATGGCTTGTTAGAACTGATAAATAATAAAAAAAAGAGAGAAGATATGGGGAAAGAAGGATTCAAGGTTGTAAGAGAGAAGTTTGACATTAGGAATATGATGAATAAAATAGAAAACGTCTATAAAGAGCTTCTTTGA
- a CDS encoding AAA family ATPase, with translation MAKEKKLFIAATRQNDGKTLVSLGLMMAFKQYAKNIGFMKPVGQRYVEVEGYKVDEDAVLIKSCCNCDGELRHISPIAVERGFTEEYIDHGKKQVLTDIIMEAYGEISKDKDLVVIEGTGHAGVGSVFDLGNGSVAKLLGAKVLMITVGGIGRPIDEIVLNKALFEKEGVELVGVVINKVIPDKMDKIKDYIKRGLAKKGIELFGAIPYTKRLTWPSIKQVMESIPSKLVNGRESLDNQIEKIVVGAMTPHNALGFFGERVLLITPADREDIVLAAMSSSAIGTEKKHMISGIILTGKMQIHQSVMNLIQKTTIPVLAVDIDTYGVASSIHDLVVKIAETDTEKIRTAKSLVEEYVDVERLFERLSRDN, from the coding sequence ATGGCTAAAGAAAAGAAATTATTTATTGCAGCCACAAGACAAAATGACGGAAAAACATTAGTAAGTCTTGGTCTTATGATGGCATTTAAACAGTATGCCAAGAATATTGGATTTATGAAACCTGTTGGTCAACGATATGTAGAGGTTGAAGGATATAAAGTTGATGAGGATGCTGTGCTGATAAAAAGTTGCTGTAATTGTGACGGAGAATTACGACATATAAGTCCAATAGCTGTTGAAAGGGGTTTTACTGAGGAGTATATAGATCATGGAAAGAAACAAGTTTTAACGGATATTATTATGGAAGCTTATGGAGAGATTTCAAAAGATAAGGATCTGGTAGTGATTGAGGGAACAGGACATGCTGGTGTCGGGTCTGTTTTTGATCTAGGAAATGGGTCTGTTGCAAAATTGCTGGGCGCAAAGGTTCTGATGATAACAGTAGGCGGGATTGGCCGTCCAATAGATGAGATTGTTTTAAATAAGGCCTTGTTTGAAAAAGAGGGAGTAGAATTAGTGGGTGTGGTAATTAACAAGGTGATACCCGATAAAATGGATAAAATTAAGGATTACATAAAGAGAGGCTTGGCAAAGAAGGGGATTGAGCTGTTTGGAGCTATACCATATACAAAACGTCTTACATGGCCAAGTATAAAACAGGTTATGGAAAGCATTCCTTCAAAGCTTGTAAATGGCAGGGAATCTCTTGATAATCAAATTGAAAAGATTGTAGTAGGAGCAATGACTCCACATAATGCATTGGGCTTTTTTGGTGAAAGGGTGCTGTTAATTACACCTGCGGATAGAGAGGATATTGTGCTTGCTGCCATGAGTTCTTCAGCTATTGGAACAGAGAAGAAACACATGATATCAGGAATAATATTAACAGGCAAGATGCAGATTCACCAGTCCGTAATGAATCTCATACAAAAGACAACTATACCTGTTCTGGCTGTGGATATAGATACTTACGGAGTCGCATCATCGATACATGATCTTGTAGTTAAGATAGCTGAGACGGATACGGAGAAAATAAGAACTGCCAAAAGCCTTGTTGAAGAGTATGTAGATGTTGAAAGATTATTTGAGAGATTAAGTAGAGATAATTAA
- a CDS encoding zeta toxin family protein — MKLAYIIAGPNGSGKTTFAKEFIKNTNLVFINADEIAKTLSPSRLEKMRLKAGKIFFAKIENCIIKKDSFVVETTLAGKYLIKVIAKIKKDGYKIILIYIYLESIEEAIHRIDIRVKKGGHAIPQEDITRRFGRSINNFWNIYRKKVHNWEMFFNSKDEFLQVAVGTGNEVDVINEEYFSLFTREVF, encoded by the coding sequence GTGAAATTAGCATATATTATTGCTGGTCCCAATGGAAGTGGGAAAACAACATTCGCAAAAGAATTTATTAAAAACACAAACCTGGTTTTTATTAATGCTGATGAAATTGCAAAGACATTGTCTCCAAGTAGATTAGAAAAAATGAGACTAAAAGCAGGGAAAATCTTTTTTGCCAAAATAGAAAATTGTATTATTAAGAAAGATTCTTTTGTCGTGGAAACAACCTTAGCAGGGAAATATCTAATTAAAGTTATTGCTAAAATAAAAAAGGATGGATATAAGATAATATTAATTTATATATATCTGGAAAGCATTGAGGAAGCAATTCATAGAATAGATATCCGGGTTAAAAAAGGTGGGCATGCTATACCTCAAGAAGACATAACACGCCGATTCGGAAGAAGCATAAACAATTTTTGGAATATTTACAGAAAAAAGGTTCATAATTGGGAGATGTTTTTTAACAGCAAAGATGAATTTTTGCAGGTAGCAGTTGGCACAGGGAATGAAGTGGATGTTATTAATGAAGAATATTTTTCTCTATTCACAAGGGAGGTGTTTTAG
- the map gene encoding type I methionyl aminopeptidase, producing MVYYKSAEEIKLIRLSCQLTAQTLNYISKHIKPGISTLYLDRLAEDYIRSFDAVPSFLGFRGYPNSICASVNNVVVHGIPRKDEILREGDIITIDVGVCKNGYYGDKAITYPVGEISSLAQNLIKVTEEALDIGITEAIENNRLGDIGNAIQTYVEQQGFSVVRDFVGHGIGSSAHEDPQVQHFGKSGTGFTLKRGLVIAIEPMINAGSYQTKVLPDGWTAVSSDGSLSAQFEHVVAITDNSTEILTLS from the coding sequence GTGGTTTATTACAAATCAGCGGAAGAAATAAAACTTATAAGATTAAGCTGTCAATTAACTGCACAAACCTTGAATTATATTTCCAAACATATTAAACCTGGTATTTCTACTCTTTATTTAGATAGATTGGCTGAAGACTATATTAGAAGTTTTGATGCAGTTCCATCTTTTTTGGGATTTAGAGGATATCCAAACAGCATATGTGCTTCTGTTAATAATGTAGTAGTTCATGGAATACCAAGAAAAGATGAGATTTTGAGAGAAGGCGATATAATAACTATAGATGTTGGAGTTTGCAAGAATGGTTATTATGGAGATAAAGCAATTACCTATCCTGTGGGAGAGATATCTTCTCTTGCACAGAATCTTATTAAGGTTACAGAAGAGGCCTTAGATATTGGTATTACTGAAGCAATAGAAAACAACAGATTAGGTGACATTGGTAATGCTATTCAGACGTATGTTGAACAACAGGGTTTTTCAGTTGTAAGAGATTTTGTTGGTCATGGTATAGGATCAAGTGCACATGAAGACCCACAGGTGCAACACTTTGGCAAATCAGGTACAGGATTTACTCTCAAAAGAGGGCTGGTTATAGCTATTGAGCCTATGATTAATGCAGGATCATATCAAACAAAGGTGCTACCAGATGGGTGGACAGCTGTCAGCTCTGATGGCAGCTTGTCTGCACAGTTTGAACATGTTGTAGCCATTACTGATAACAGTACGGAAATCCTTACGCTTTCCTAA
- a CDS encoding non-histone chromosomal MC1 family protein, whose protein sequence is MATAKLYSVRIGKKEDHVFKGKGARQAALKAASRGLKDSDGLIKLREHSKKKDGKWRIHIFKGSVKKIAKPANAPAWMPSTINKPVVKKLRVEKLDKI, encoded by the coding sequence ATGGCGACAGCAAAGCTCTACTCAGTAAGAATAGGCAAGAAGGAAGACCACGTATTTAAAGGAAAAGGCGCAAGACAGGCTGCTCTAAAAGCTGCTTCCAGAGGGCTGAAGGATTCTGACGGTCTCATCAAATTAAGAGAGCACAGCAAGAAAAAAGACGGCAAATGGAGAATACACATATTTAAAGGTTCCGTAAAGAAAATCGCTAAACCTGCTAATGCACCTGCTTGGATGCCAAGTACAATAAACAAACCAGTTGTAAAAAAACTTCGCGTGGAAAAATTAGATAAAATCTAA
- a CDS encoding glycosyltransferase, translating to MASRINILQIISSKDATGGSQEHTRILCAGLDKTKYRIIVVTRPGSIVPYYKEQGFEVIPVELRHNPGSILKLLGIIKRYKIHIIHTHNMLADRRGCVAGWLGGVPIVVTTIHTLMNTDRFGEKKRGTSVWQYNFLLKHVPKRIIALSKEVKHHTQKELNLGEDRISLIYNASDLARLNLSVNKQEKKREFGIDENCCVVGTVGRLVELKGYPYLIKAASLILQKFPKKLKFLIVGDGYMAEKLKILAEDLGIADKIIFAGQRQDVPEILQILDIFVLPSYYEGLPRSIIEAQACGVAIVATNVGGTPEVVINDKTGILVPTKDEKAIAKAVIDLLTNKDKAERMGNAGREWAKKQFDAPVFIKRTEDLFEDLIKKHIPDVA from the coding sequence ATGGCATCACGTATAAACATCCTTCAGATAATAAGTTCCAAAGATGCAACAGGGGGTTCGCAAGAGCATACAAGAATTCTTTGTGCTGGATTAGATAAGACCAAATACAGAATTATTGTAGTAACACGTCCAGGCTCAATAGTTCCGTATTATAAAGAACAGGGATTTGAAGTAATTCCTGTAGAGCTTAGACATAATCCAGGTTCTATTCTTAAGCTTTTAGGCATAATAAAAAGATATAAGATTCATATTATTCATACTCATAATATGCTTGCAGATAGAAGGGGCTGTGTTGCAGGATGGTTAGGGGGAGTTCCTATAGTTGTTACTACAATACATACATTAATGAATACAGACAGGTTTGGAGAAAAAAAGAGGGGAACGTCAGTATGGCAGTATAATTTTTTATTGAAACATGTTCCAAAAAGGATAATTGCATTATCAAAGGAAGTGAAACATCACACTCAGAAAGAGTTGAATTTAGGAGAAGATAGAATAAGCTTAATCTATAATGCATCAGATCTGGCAAGATTAAACCTGAGTGTTAACAAACAGGAGAAAAAAAGGGAATTTGGAATTGATGAAAACTGCTGTGTCGTAGGCACTGTGGGAAGACTTGTTGAACTTAAAGGATATCCTTATCTCATTAAAGCGGCTTCTTTAATACTTCAGAAGTTCCCCAAAAAATTAAAGTTCTTAATTGTGGGAGACGGATATATGGCTGAAAAACTTAAAATCCTGGCTGAGGATCTGGGGATTGCAGATAAAATAATTTTTGCAGGGCAGAGGCAAGATGTTCCTGAAATTCTGCAGATTCTTGATATATTTGTTTTACCATCTTATTACGAAGGCCTGCCACGCTCTATTATTGAGGCACAGGCCTGTGGAGTTGCGATAGTAGCAACAAATGTTGGAGGCACGCCTGAAGTTGTAATTAATGATAAGACAGGCATACTTGTCCCCACTAAAGATGAAAAAGCTATTGCTAAGGCAGTAATTGATTTGCTGACGAATAAGGATAAGGCTGAAAGAATGGGAAATGCAGGGAGAGAATGGGCAAAAAAGCAGTTTGATGCGCCTGTATTCATTAAAAGAACAGAAGATCTTTTTGAAGATCTAATAAAAAAGCATATACCAGATGTTGCATAA
- a CDS encoding amidohydrolase: MSEIRKAAEEIKDKLIQVRRDFHKYPEIGFQEKRTSKKIAEILDAIGLDVKTNIAKTGVVGLLKGGYNGKTVALRADMDALNVNEKNAVSYISRNKGIMHACGHDGHMSMVIGTAIVLSRFKKQIHGNVKFIFQPAEENIGGAELMIKDGVLKNPHVDAIFALHLWPYINFGNIGVRAGAMMASMDNFSIIIKGKGGHGAMPHTAVDPLIAANSVFQALQTIKARNIDALDPFVISVCSINGGASYNIIPDEVEMKGTFRTLNDKTRNKVKKRMVEIMEGIAKSFGVKYTLCFEKGYPVTVNNASLVNLMVSSAKKLDVRVIRPNLSMVSEDFSFYQKEIPGVYFWLGVKKDKNPVALHNGNFNFDEDILPVGTSLLAECALGYLSH; this comes from the coding sequence ATGTCAGAAATAAGGAAAGCTGCAGAGGAAATAAAGGATAAATTAATACAAGTCAGGCGGGATTTTCATAAATACCCTGAAATAGGCTTTCAAGAAAAAAGGACATCCAAAAAGATTGCAGAAATTTTAGACGCAATAGGACTTGATGTGAAAACAAATATTGCAAAAACAGGTGTAGTTGGTCTGTTGAAGGGGGGCTATAATGGAAAGACAGTAGCATTGCGCGCAGATATGGATGCTCTTAATGTTAATGAGAAGAATGCAGTATCTTACATATCTAGAAATAAGGGCATAATGCATGCTTGTGGGCATGACGGGCATATGAGTATGGTTATAGGCACAGCAATAGTATTATCAAGATTCAAGAAACAGATACACGGCAATGTTAAGTTTATATTTCAGCCTGCCGAAGAAAACATAGGTGGCGCAGAATTGATGATAAAAGATGGTGTTTTAAAAAATCCTCATGTAGACGCAATATTTGCTTTGCATCTGTGGCCGTATATAAATTTTGGCAATATTGGTGTTAGGGCTGGAGCAATGATGGCTTCAATGGACAATTTTAGTATTATAATAAAGGGAAAAGGAGGACACGGTGCTATGCCTCATACGGCAGTAGACCCTTTAATAGCTGCAAACAGTGTGTTCCAAGCATTGCAAACAATTAAAGCCCGAAATATAGATGCACTTGACCCATTTGTAATATCAGTATGTTCAATTAATGGAGGAGCTTCTTATAATATAATTCCTGATGAGGTGGAAATGAAAGGAACTTTTCGGACATTAAATGATAAAACGCGGAATAAGGTTAAGAAGAGAATGGTGGAGATAATGGAAGGGATAGCTAAAAGTTTTGGAGTGAAATATACTCTTTGTTTTGAAAAAGGATACCCAGTAACAGTAAACAATGCCTCTTTAGTCAATCTCATGGTTTCTTCAGCAAAAAAGCTCGATGTAAGAGTAATTCGACCCAATCTATCAATGGTGAGCGAGGATTTTTCCTTCTATCAAAAAGAGATTCCAGGAGTATATTTTTGGCTTGGAGTAAAAAAGGATAAAAATCCTGTTGCATTGCATAATGGAAATTTTAATTTTGATGAAGACATTTTGCCTGTAGGAACATCCCTGTTAGCAGAATGTGCACTTGGGTATTTGTCCCATTAA
- the mtnP gene encoding S-methyl-5'-thioadenosine phosphorylase, whose translation MAKIGIIGGSGLYDMEGLKNIKELEINTPFGRPSDKYITGTLSEKEVVFLPRHGRGHKFLPSEINYCANIYGMKKLGVEWIISVGAVGSLKDNIHPLDIVIPDQFFDRTNQARKCSFFGDGVVAHISFANPVCPDLSKILYETVKKIGLRVYNGGTYLNMEGPAFSTKAESFFYRKMGFDVIGMTNLMEAKLAREAEICYGAMAMVTDYDCWHETEEIVSVETIIANLNKNSENAKKIIKAAVKEIFSERKCECANALAAAIITDRSIISSQAKDKLSIIAGKYL comes from the coding sequence ATGGCAAAGATAGGTATTATTGGTGGTAGCGGGCTCTATGATATGGAAGGGCTCAAAAACATAAAAGAACTTGAGATAAATACTCCGTTTGGGAGGCCTTCGGATAAATATATTACAGGTACTCTTTCTGAAAAAGAGGTGGTGTTTCTTCCGAGGCATGGGAGAGGACATAAATTCTTACCTTCCGAAATAAACTATTGCGCCAATATCTATGGCATGAAAAAACTTGGTGTGGAATGGATTATTTCTGTTGGTGCTGTTGGCAGCCTTAAAGATAATATTCATCCTCTGGATATTGTTATTCCTGACCAGTTCTTTGATAGAACAAATCAGGCTCGCAAATGCAGCTTTTTTGGAGACGGAGTAGTTGCTCATATTAGTTTTGCCAATCCTGTTTGCCCTGATTTGAGCAAGATACTATACGAAACAGTGAAAAAAATTGGGTTAAGAGTTTATAATGGAGGAACATACTTGAATATGGAAGGGCCTGCATTTTCTACAAAAGCAGAATCTTTCTTTTATAGAAAAATGGGCTTTGATGTTATTGGAATGACGAATTTGATGGAAGCAAAACTGGCAAGGGAAGCAGAGATCTGCTACGGGGCAATGGCAATGGTTACTGATTACGATTGTTGGCATGAGACAGAAGAAATAGTAAGTGTGGAGACTATAATTGCAAATCTTAATAAAAACTCAGAGAATGCAAAGAAGATTATAAAAGCAGCTGTTAAAGAGATTTTCTCTGAGAGAAAGTGTGAGTGCGCTAATGCGCTGGCTGCTGCAATCATAACAGATAGAAGTATTATTTCTTCTCAAGCAAAGGACAAACTTAGTATTATAGCAGGAAAATATCTATAG